The Arachis ipaensis cultivar K30076 chromosome B07, Araip1.1, whole genome shotgun sequence genome includes a window with the following:
- the LOC107608582 gene encoding trans-resveratrol di-O-methyltransferase-like, protein MEFQSGEQVDNVKLLKAQTHIWNHIFNFINSMSLKCAVELGIPDAIHNYGQPMPHSKLIASLQIHPSKTSFIIRLMRILIHSGFFATKNGADKDLEVSYVLTDSSVLLLKGNPISIRPFLLVTLDPILTNPWHKLSTWFQSDNPTPFETEHGIMFWRYADHEPKLNELFNDAMASDARLVSNLLLNDKWKGVFEGLESLVDVGGGTGTVAKAIAKSFPALECTVLDLPHVIAGLEGSENLKYVGGDMFEVIPPSNAILLKWILHDWEDKECLKILRKCKEAIMNNGSKGGKVIIIDIVMMKDEKKDDDESLQTQLFFDMQMMVLHAGKEKNEKEWVKLIFCAGFSDYKITPILGLRSLIEIYP, encoded by the exons ATGGAATTCCAAAGTGGAGAGCAGGTTGATAATGTCAAACTTCTGAAAGCTCAAACCCACATATGGAATCATATTTTCAATTTTATAAACTCCATGTCTCTTAAATGTGCTGTTGAGTTGGGCATACCTGATGCCATTCACAATTATGGCCAGCCTATGCCACACTCAAAGCTCATTGCTTCATTGCAAATTCATCCATCAAAAACCTCCTTCATCATTCGCTTGATGAGAATCTTGATCCATTCCGGCTTCTTCGCTACCAAGAATGGTGCTGACAAAGACCTTGAAGTAAGTTATGTTCTAACTGACTCGTCTGTGTTGCTGCTTAAGGGAAACCCTATAAGCATCAGGCCTTTCTTGCTTGTCACGCTTGATCCAATTTTGACAAATCCATGGCATAAATTGTCCACATGGTTCCAAAGTGATAATCCCACACCATTTGAAACGGAACATGGGATCATGTTTTGGAGATATGCTGATCATGAGCCTAAACTTAATGAACTTTTCAATGATGCCATGGCGAGTGATGCTCGATTGGTTAGCAACTTGTTACTTAATGACAAGTGGAAGGGTGTGTTTGAGGGTTTGGAATCATTGGTTGATGTTGGTGGTGGCACAGGAACCGTTGCAAAGGCTATTGCAAAATCATTTCCTGCGTTAGAGTGCACTGTTCTTGATCTCCCACATGTTATTGCTGGCTTGGAAGGAAGTGAAAACCTTAAATATGTTGGAGGGGATATGTTTGAGGTCATTCCTCCCTCTAATGCCATTTTGTTAAAG TGGATTTTGCATGACTGGGAGGACAAGGAATGTTTGAAGATATTGAGGAAATGCAAGGAGGCAATCATGAATAATGGCAGCAAAGGAGGAAAGGTAATTATCATAGATATAGTGATGATGAAGGATGAGAAGAAAGATGATGATGAATCACTTCAAACACAACTCTTCTTTGACATGCAGATGATGGTGTTACACGCTGGCaaggagaaaaatgaaaaagaatgggTCAAGCTAATATTTTGTGCTGGTTTTAGTGACTACAAGATAACTCCAATTCTTGGACTCAGGTCTCTCATTGAGATATATCCATAG
- the LOC107606882 gene encoding uncharacterized protein LOC107606882: MRYDGTQDPQENLTAFVARMNLEGVGDEVRCRAFPVTLAGPAIRWFNSLPQDSVARFSDISHAFLAHFTTRIAKAKHPINLLGVTQRSGEPTRKYLDRFNDECLEIDGLTDSVASLCLTNGLLNEDFRKYLTMKPVWTMQGIQSVAREYINDEEVSQVVAANKRQPSYNQPRQHGGGERQKEHARDGGLGKTPRPSPRVEKFTNYTPLTVPIIEVY, translated from the coding sequence atgaggtacgacggaacACAAGACCCACAGGAAAATCTTACGGCCTTCGTggccagaatgaacctggaaGGAGTGGGTGACGAGGTAAGGTGTCGCGCCTTCCCGGTCACTCTcgcgggacctgcaatacggtggtttaacaGCCTCCCGCAGGACTCGGTGGCCAGGTTTTCAGATATTAGCCACGCCTTCCTAGCCCATTTTACTACCAGAATCGCAAAAGCAAAGCACCCGATCAATCTGCTCGGGGTGACGCAGAGGTCCGGTGAGCCGACCAGAAAATATCTTGACCGGTTCAACGACGAATGCTTGGAGATCGACGGGCTAACCGATTCGGTAGCTAGTCTGTGTCTGACAAATGGACTCCTGAACGAGGACTTCAGGAAGTATCTTACCATGAAGCCGGTGTGGACGATGCAGGGGATCCAAAGCGTAGCCAGAGAATATATCAACGATGAAGAAGTCAGTCAAGTCGTGgctgccaacaaacggcagccctCCTACAACCAACCTCGGCAGCACGGTGGTGGAGAAAGGCAGAAAGAGCACGCCAGAGATGGCGGACTGGGCAAGACGCCCAGGCCATCCCCTCGAGTCGAgaagttcaccaactacacccccctcACCGTCCCCATCATAGAAGTTTATTAG